From a single Streptomyces liliifuscus genomic region:
- a CDS encoding extracellular solute-binding protein, with the protein MRLSRRGLLRAGLAGTAATALGGLASGCAVPTGSTGRNMVLWYWSGGLSDTVVKKAKARYDSSVDLDAIQIGGYYRSKLITTMTGQAHIPDIAGLKGEDMASYLPNADQFVDLRTLGAEKLKSQYLDWKWQQAVAPDGSLIGFPIDVGPVVQYYQPAVYEKAGLAYEPDDVSSEMNTWDKFFAAGEQLKKRIPGTYILTDVGSVFEMSIGQGTTRYVNRDKHFIGDGEHVRVCWDRAVEAKRRGIVSDLVTGTPDSISATEKGRLPSQLNASWAAGDLKLQYPKTKGRWRVANCPGGPSNVGGSFLAITKACREPEKAFEIITWLLNADNQAQGFVDAGLFPSTPASYDMKKLREPDPFFGDQITMDVYGPAAEKIPVAFNSPFDVALGQPIKDEIKNVGVLGKDPKKAWRDAMSKCRRIADHLGVSH; encoded by the coding sequence GTGCGGCTCTCACGAAGGGGCCTGCTCCGCGCGGGTCTGGCCGGTACGGCCGCCACGGCGCTCGGCGGCCTGGCGTCCGGCTGCGCCGTACCGACCGGCTCGACCGGCCGGAACATGGTCCTGTGGTACTGGAGCGGCGGGCTGAGCGACACCGTCGTCAAGAAGGCCAAGGCGCGCTACGACTCGTCGGTCGACCTGGACGCGATCCAGATCGGCGGCTACTACCGCTCCAAGCTGATCACCACGATGACCGGCCAGGCCCACATCCCCGACATCGCGGGGCTCAAGGGCGAGGACATGGCGTCCTATCTGCCGAACGCCGACCAGTTCGTCGATCTGCGAACGCTCGGCGCCGAGAAGCTCAAGAGCCAGTACCTGGACTGGAAGTGGCAGCAGGCGGTCGCACCGGACGGCAGCCTCATCGGCTTCCCCATCGACGTGGGCCCGGTCGTGCAGTACTACCAGCCGGCGGTCTACGAGAAGGCCGGGCTGGCGTACGAACCGGACGACGTGTCCTCGGAGATGAACACCTGGGACAAGTTCTTCGCGGCCGGTGAGCAGCTCAAGAAGCGCATCCCGGGCACGTACATCCTGACCGACGTCGGCAGCGTCTTCGAGATGTCGATCGGCCAGGGGACCACCCGGTATGTGAACCGGGACAAGCACTTCATCGGCGACGGCGAGCACGTACGCGTCTGCTGGGACCGTGCGGTGGAGGCCAAGCGGCGCGGGATCGTCTCCGACCTCGTGACGGGCACCCCCGACTCCATCTCGGCCACCGAGAAGGGCCGGCTGCCGAGCCAGCTCAACGCCTCCTGGGCGGCCGGTGACCTCAAGCTCCAGTACCCGAAGACCAAGGGCAGATGGCGGGTGGCGAACTGTCCGGGCGGCCCGTCGAACGTCGGCGGCTCGTTCCTGGCGATCACCAAGGCGTGCCGCGAACCCGAGAAGGCCTTCGAGATCATCACCTGGCTGCTCAACGCGGACAACCAGGCCCAGGGCTTCGTCGACGCCGGACTCTTCCCGTCGACCCCCGCCTCGTACGACATGAAGAAGCTGCGCGAGCCCGACCCGTTCTTCGGCGACCAGATCACGATGGACGTCTACGGGCCGGCCGCGGAGAAGATCCCGGTCGCCTTCAACAGCCCGTTCGACGTGGCTCTCGGGCAGCCGATCAAGGACGAGATCAAGAACGTCGGCGTCCTCGGCAAGGACCCCAAGAAGGCCTGGAGGGACGCCATGAGCAAGTGCCGGCGCATCGCGGACCACCTGGGGGTGAGTCACTGA
- a CDS encoding carbohydrate ABC transporter permease, whose amino-acid sequence MATVPLVEKPPAPAVEPPTPNPRKSIRSYWRLYAAISPFYLLFLAFGLIPVGFSLYLSFHRWDGLGSMQYAGLSQYKYLLSDTDFWSSIGNTIIIWALATFPMIFLAMVTAVMLNSAVRFKKIYRFAFFLPNVTSVVAVAIIFGSVFSTNFGLVNALLQAVGLDQVAWLNTPWGIKVAIATLMTWQWTGYNAIIFLAGLQTIPGELYEAARVDGAGPVQTFFRITLPMMRPVLLFVLVISTVTGLQSFSEPQVLLQTTANESTFSGGPDHAGRTMVLYFFQQTFDNNDFGYGAAVAWGIFLVVVIFSIINWRLVQRRGED is encoded by the coding sequence ATGGCTACCGTGCCCCTGGTCGAGAAGCCCCCGGCGCCCGCCGTGGAGCCACCCACCCCCAACCCCAGGAAGAGCATCAGGAGTTACTGGCGGCTGTACGCCGCGATCTCGCCCTTCTATCTGCTGTTCCTCGCCTTCGGTCTGATCCCGGTCGGCTTCTCGCTGTATCTGTCGTTCCACCGCTGGGACGGTCTGGGATCGATGCAGTACGCCGGGCTGTCGCAGTACAAGTACCTGCTGTCGGACACCGACTTCTGGAGTTCGATCGGCAACACGATCATCATCTGGGCGCTGGCCACCTTCCCCATGATCTTCCTGGCGATGGTGACGGCCGTGATGCTCAACTCGGCGGTGCGCTTCAAGAAGATCTACCGCTTCGCGTTCTTCCTGCCCAACGTCACCTCGGTGGTGGCCGTCGCGATCATCTTCGGCTCGGTCTTCTCCACCAACTTCGGCCTGGTGAACGCGCTTCTGCAGGCGGTCGGTCTCGACCAGGTGGCCTGGCTGAACACCCCCTGGGGCATCAAGGTCGCCATCGCGACCCTGATGACCTGGCAGTGGACCGGCTACAACGCGATCATCTTCCTCGCCGGACTCCAGACGATCCCCGGTGAGCTGTACGAGGCCGCGCGTGTGGACGGCGCCGGACCCGTCCAGACCTTCTTCCGGATCACGCTGCCGATGATGCGGCCCGTGCTGCTCTTCGTCCTCGTGATCTCGACGGTCACCGGACTGCAGAGCTTCTCCGAACCCCAGGTGCTGCTGCAGACCACGGCCAACGAGTCGACGTTCTCCGGCGGCCCCGACCACGCCGGCCGGACGATGGTCCTCTACTTCTTCCAGCAGACCTTCGACAACAACGACTTCGGTTACGGCGCCGCCGTGGCCTGGGGCATCTTCCTCGTCGTCGTCATCTTCTCGATCATCAACTGGCGCTTGGTGCAGCGCCGGGGCGAAGACTAG